One part of the Dysidea avara chromosome 10, odDysAvar1.4, whole genome shotgun sequence genome encodes these proteins:
- the LOC136268872 gene encoding protein F37C4.5-like, with translation MDEAAAGGSKNEVVISDCPVINVVVYKDRAEVTREISLQLESGPQEVVLTKLSKSIDKDSVRVDGVGPASITEVSFQEISVTAEEEAQESSNPEVTRLKEEKSSVNNQIAGLQMEKNRIEKQQTMLQSYANSITDSHKSNAAGQLGQLLQKGTVDNMMTFVDRFGEESFTIMEKMHAVDNEIKGLQEKVKTIDEELSNLEPTSHKKPEESPKQQVIGILLDVKEPSQIKLLFSYLVHNAGWTPKYDLRVISANKTMQVSYFGMIQQNTGEDWNATNVCLSTATPSVGGAIPELGTCKLTFQVPDYRLDEYSFSKKSGGFGFSRSGSVSKKRKRTSGYSESEEREQMKIPQADVSQGLSTTTFEITGKATIPSDNASHKVSVGTADLSPTFEYETVPKMAPHAFLKATVKNNSKYPFLAGPANVFLDQTFVTDTSLKAVSPGEEFSVSLGVDPRIKVIYKPLKRFREQTGILSKTVTYTMKQVTELKNSLGEPAIITFTDHVPRSQDEKLKVTLTNPVLPKKQPNGPEPNPKLNNSNNLEWKLEVPAGSDHVITIQYQVEYPSGKVVEGLGDL, from the exons ATGGATGAAGCAGCAGCTGGGGGCAGTAAAAATGAAGTGGTCATCAGCGATTGTCCAGTAATTAACGTGGTCGTCTATAAAGACCGAGCAGAGGTGACGCGAGAGATTTCGCTACAACTGGAGTCCGGACCACAAGAG GTTGTCCTCACAAAGTTGTCCAAGTCAATAGACAAAGATTCTGTGAGAGTGGATGGAGTAGGACCAGCCAGTATCACTGAGGTGTCCTTCCAAGAAATCAGTGTTACAG ctgaagAGGAAGCTCAAGAGAGCAGTAATCCGGAGGTGACACGCTTAAAGGAGGAGAAGAGTTCAGTCAACAACCAAATTGCTGGCTTACAAATGGAAAAGAATCGTATTGAGAAGCAGCAGACAATGTTACAGTCTTATGCTAACAGTATCACTGATTCTCATAAGAGCAATGCTGCCGGACAACTTGGCCAGCTGTTGCAGAAAGGCACGGTGGATAATATGATGACATTTGTGGACCGATTTGGTGAGGAGAGTTTTACTATCATGGAGAAGATGCATGCTGTTGATAATGAGATCAAGGGACTACAAGAAAAAGTCAAAACA ATTGACGAAGAGCTGTCCAACTTGGAGCCAACATCTCACAAGAAACCAGAAGAGTCTCCCAAACAACAGGTGATAGGCATCTTGTTGGATGTGAAGGAACCATCACAAATAAAGCTCCTCTTCTCTTACCTGGTCCACAACGCTGGCTGGACACCAAAGTATGACCTGAGAGTAATCAGTGCTAACAAGACGATGCAAGtcagctactttggcatgatacaACAGAACACTGGAGAAGACTG GAATGCTACCAATGTGTGTTTGTCTACAGCCACACCCAGTGTGGGAGGGGCTATACCTGAACTGGGAACGTGCAAGTTGACATTCCAGGTCCCAGACTATCGATTGGATGAATATAGCTTTTCTAAGAAATCTGGAGGGTTTGGTTTCAGCAGGTCTGGATCAGTAAGCAAGAAGAGGAAGAG GACCAGTGGTTATAGTGAATCTGAGGAGAGAGAACAAATGAAGATACCACAAGCTGATGTATCTCAAGGATTATCCACTACTACTTTTGAGATTACCGGTAAAGCTACTATACCATCCGATAATGCCTCCCATAAG GTGTCAGTGGGTACAGCAGATTTGAGTCCAACGTTTGAGTATGAGACTGTCCCCAAGATGGCACCTCATGCCTTCCTGAAGGCTACAGTGAAGAACAACTCCAAGTATCCATTCCTGGCTGGACCAGCTAACGTGTTTCTTGATCAGACATTTGTGACAGACACTAGTCTAAAAGCTGTGTCACCAGGGGAGGAGTTCAGTGTATCACTAG GTGTTGATCCTCGGATCAAGGTGATCTACAAGCCACTGAAGAGGTTCAGAGAACAGACGGGTATCCTGTCCAAGACGGTGACATACACAATGAAGCAGGTAACAGAACTGAAGAACAGTCTCGGTGAACCAGCCATCATCACCTTCACCGATCATGTGCCTCGTAGTCAAGATGAAAAACTGAAG GTAACACTGACGAATCCAGTACTGCCCAAGAAGCAGCCAAATGGTCCAGAACCAAATCCAAAACTGAACAACTCTAACAATTTAGAGTGGAAGTTAGAGGTGCCAGCTGGttcagatcatgtgatcaccatCCAGTACCAGGTGGAGTATCCCTCAGGGAAGGTCGTTGAAGGACTGGGAGACCTGTAA